ATTCGGTACTCGCGGTGACTTTCGACCGTCTGCACCTGTCACGGTCGGTCGCGACGAGACGGGCATCACTCGAGCGGTGTCCGGTCCGTGTCGCGCCGGCGGTCGACGAGCCAGACGCAAAGCGCACCCGCCCCGGCGACGACCGCCGGCCAGCGGTCGCTGCTCAGGTAGAGATCACCCGCCGGCGGGCGATACTCGAGCAGCGGCCAGAAGACGGCGTAGGCCTCGCCCGACACCGTCACCAGCAGGAGGTCGAGCGCGTGGTGGGAGCCGGCGCCGACCGCGAGCAGGGCGACCGCGAGAGGGCGCTGGGCCGGCGTAACGAA
This portion of the Haloterrigena gelatinilytica genome encodes:
- a CDS encoding metal-dependent hydrolase; its protein translation is MSRVPDVLTHVLVGYVLGTLLSFRYARLRPAHVTLVTAGALVPDLMKIQLLVPDGLVAHVLGVPFAWSPIHTLVGSALVVGLGSLFVTPAQRPLAVALLAVGAGSHHALDLLLVTVSGEAYAVFWPLLEYRPPAGDLYLSSDRWPAVVAGAGALCVWLVDRRRDTDRTPLE